In the Aneurinibacillus soli genome, one interval contains:
- a CDS encoding adenylate/guanylate cyclase domain-containing protein: protein MAIIKEDELKRVILEKYGQAKQTLNTNKLLLEKYGAAVSDRIPGYEAEKMKFGAYHKDEFVAFFADMRGSSKRAKDLRPEDNFLTLHAVMPALIYIVEKYGGYVIDLPGDGIMALFKEGENRKSIQWSESKKDLNTKELAVCCGEELLSSISRVVNPILLSDNIPSVVFGVGIDSGPVVVTKTGTDGTFDTKALGDCVNMAAKKSHGHNEIWVSKNTYDKLPTSQGLQRSLDEPEWYIKKVN, encoded by the coding sequence ATGGCGATAATTAAAGAAGACGAACTTAAAAGAGTAATATTAGAAAAATATGGACAAGCTAAGCAAACTTTAAATACTAACAAACTCTTACTAGAAAAATATGGTGCTGCAGTTTCAGATCGTATCCCCGGATATGAAGCTGAAAAAATGAAATTTGGAGCATACCATAAAGATGAATTTGTCGCTTTTTTTGCCGATATGCGCGGCTCGAGTAAACGAGCAAAGGACTTAAGGCCAGAGGATAACTTTTTAACCCTTCATGCTGTCATGCCTGCACTAATATATATTGTTGAAAAATATGGTGGGTATGTTATCGATCTGCCTGGAGATGGTATTATGGCACTATTTAAAGAAGGCGAGAATAGGAAGTCTATTCAATGGTCAGAAAGTAAAAAGGACTTAAATACTAAAGAGCTAGCTGTTTGTTGCGGAGAAGAGTTGCTCAGCTCTATAAGCAGGGTTGTAAATCCTATTCTATTATCTGACAATATCCCTTCAGTTGTGTTTGGTGTTGGTATCGATAGCGGTCCTGTTGTTGTTACTAAAACAGGAACAGATGGAACGTTTGATACAAAAGCACTTGGCGACTGTGTAAATATGGCAGCAAAGAAATCCCACGGACATAATGAAATATGGGTATCTAAAAATACATATGATAAACTTCCTACCTCCCAAGGTTTACAGAGAAGCCTAGATGAACCAGAATGGTATATTAAGAAAGTGAACTAA
- a CDS encoding adenylate/guanylate cyclase domain-containing protein yields MKEVGNSQVEEVDSTQIEEVDSTQVGEVEIVHVDYVFLDIVDYTKDRSVEAQADIISSLNNIVKKAVSEIVKEAPKDDRMPANVIYSPSGDGMCIGLINRNFKYDAAMILALNILKEIELHNGEVMDPELNFRVRIGINSNRDNLIEDINDNLNLAGSGINTAQRIMDLADADQILIGQSVYDIYSKRRQYRHSFRDYTAKIKHGDTLSVYQYVNHVIDYLNTDEPLFIHKPPVEIEESLDKRTAYYMAQAIKNKEFLLSKVEENASSYICMVILWFLAIDSEGKDNSTPMKPYKLRTPEFENGGIAGTYKYIKSVEYWIYCEFSELILYNLEKFREYFHKGIPFADFRFVNSRGEKELKKEYPDIWEQFELDKFVN; encoded by the coding sequence ATGAAAGAAGTCGGTAATTCTCAGGTAGAAGAAGTGGATAGTACTCAGATAGAAGAGGTGGATAGTACTCAGGTAGGGGAAGTAGAGATTGTTCATGTTGATTATGTTTTTTTGGATATTGTAGATTATACGAAAGATCGAAGTGTTGAAGCTCAGGCTGATATAATAAGTAGTTTAAACAACATTGTCAAAAAAGCTGTGTCTGAGATTGTAAAAGAAGCTCCAAAAGATGATAGAATGCCAGCTAATGTTATTTATTCTCCTTCTGGTGATGGCATGTGTATAGGATTGATTAATAGAAATTTTAAATATGATGCCGCTATGATATTAGCGTTAAATATATTAAAGGAGATTGAGTTGCATAATGGAGAGGTCATGGATCCGGAATTAAATTTTAGGGTTCGTATTGGTATAAATTCTAATAGGGACAATTTAATCGAAGACATAAATGATAATTTGAACTTAGCTGGTTCAGGAATAAATACGGCACAGAGAATAATGGATTTGGCAGATGCTGATCAAATTTTAATTGGTCAATCTGTATATGATATATATTCTAAACGCAGACAATATAGGCACTCTTTTAGAGACTATACAGCTAAAATTAAACATGGTGATACATTATCAGTTTATCAGTATGTTAATCATGTAATAGATTATCTCAATACAGATGAGCCTCTGTTTATTCATAAACCACCGGTGGAGATAGAAGAAAGCCTAGACAAAAGAACTGCGTACTATATGGCGCAGGCTATTAAAAATAAAGAGTTTCTTCTTAGCAAAGTAGAGGAAAATGCATCGTCTTACATATGTATGGTTATTCTTTGGTTTTTGGCCATTGACTCTGAAGGTAAAGATAACTCTACGCCTATGAAGCCGTACAAACTTCGAACACCTGAATTTGAAAATGGCGGAATTGCAGGTACCTATAAGTACATTAAATCTGTTGAGTATTGGATTTATTGTGAATTTAGTGAACTAATTCTTTACAATCTCGAAAAATTCCGTGAGTATTTTCATAAAGGAATTCCGTTTGCTGATTTTCGTTTCGTTAATTCTAGAGGGGAGAAGGAACTTAAAAAAGAATACCCTGATATTTGGGAACAGTTTGAACTTGATAAATTTGTTAATTGA
- a CDS encoding zinc ribbon domain-containing protein, whose protein sequence is MVPCKVCKKEVAKSAITCPHCGAKLKMHPAGKFFIGCLGIIGITICALLFYLYVSYDVK, encoded by the coding sequence ATGGTTCCATGTAAAGTATGTAAGAAAGAAGTAGCAAAAAGCGCTATAACTTGCCCGCATTGTGGTGCAAAACTAAAAATGCATCCAGCAGGAAAATTTTTCATAGGATGTTTAGGTATCATCGGCATTACTATCTGTGCCCTATTGTTTTACTTATACGTCAGTTACGACGTCAAATGA
- a CDS encoding division/cell wall cluster transcriptional repressor MraZ yields the protein MEYRLKVDEHGRVPIPEEIREQLGYGALTFQAIENLIVISKNKPEKEFIWTPQK from the coding sequence ATGGAATATCGGTTGAAGGTTGATGAACACGGTCGAGTCCCAATCCCGGAAGAAATTCGTGAGCAACTTGGATACGGCGCACTTACGTTCCAGGCGATAGAGAATCTGATTGTCATCTCTAAGAATAAACCCGAAAAAGAATTTATATGGACACCACAGAAATAA
- a CDS encoding helix-turn-helix domain-containing protein — translation MFIVELAKQAKLTKEMISMIERGVYTPKIKTLKKLSEALDIPIWYLGCFENLPEDTLGQRLRKAKLYAGLISSELAQILSASHRSVCSWERDEAIPSPENKLAVDEFIRTQLSD, via the coding sequence TTGTTCATTGTTGAGTTAGCTAAACAAGCCAAATTGACTAAGGAAATGATTTCTATGATCGAAAGGGGTGTTTACACTCCCAAAATTAAAACCCTGAAAAAATTATCTGAAGCACTCGATATACCGATCTGGTATCTAGGCTGCTTTGAAAACCTACCTGAAGATACGTTAGGTCAGCGTTTGCGAAAAGCAAAGCTTTATGCTGGGTTGATCTCATCAGAGTTAGCGCAAATACTTTCAGCGAGTCATAGATCGGTCTGTAGTTGGGAACGTGATGAAGCTATTCCTTCTCCAGAAAATAAATTAGCTGTTGACGAATTCATCAGAACGCAATTGTCAGACTAG
- a CDS encoding magnesium chelatase subunit ChlI family protein has product MCSENQSASLPGVIAVSLYCYPNCYLHACNCGYYQFEDQTNVCTCTELEVRRYRRKLSGPLLDRMDMHVEVPRVEAEELDRLSVSSLDMRRRVEEARARQSERYEKTNYKYNADLSGAVLRTHVQLSREGERFLSAIYRTTGLSNRSYDKILKISRSIADLDGCEEIHEEHIAEALQYRVLDRADWKR; this is encoded by the coding sequence GTGTGTTCAGAAAATCAGTCTGCTTCGCTACCGGGAGTGATCGCTGTTTCGTTATACTGTTATCCAAACTGTTATCTGCACGCATGCAACTGCGGCTATTATCAATTTGAAGATCAGACAAATGTTTGTACATGTACAGAACTTGAAGTCAGGCGGTATCGGCGTAAGTTGTCCGGTCCGTTGCTTGACCGGATGGACATGCATGTAGAAGTGCCGAGGGTGGAAGCAGAAGAACTAGATCGTCTGTCGGTATCTTCTTTGGACATGCGCAGACGTGTCGAAGAGGCGCGTGCTCGTCAGAGTGAGCGTTATGAAAAAACGAACTATAAGTATAACGCGGATTTGTCCGGCGCGGTTCTGCGTACACATGTGCAGCTTTCCAGAGAGGGGGAGCGCTTTTTATCTGCCATTTATCGAACGACTGGGCTAAGTAATCGTTCCTATGATAAAATTCTCAAGATATCGCGCTCGATAGCTGATCTGGATGGATGTGAAGAAATACATGAAGAACACATAGCGGAAGCTCTTCAGTATCGGGTGCTTGATCGAGCTGATTGGAAACGATAA
- the sda gene encoding sporulation histidine kinase inhibitor Sda, with protein MELLSNEVLLEAYFKAIALDLGTDFIVLLQDEISRRDLKYAI; from the coding sequence ATGGAGCTTCTTTCAAACGAAGTATTGCTTGAAGCATATTTTAAGGCAATTGCTCTGGATTTAGGAACAGACTTCATTGTACTACTCCAGGATGAAATTTCCCGACGTGATTTAAAATACGCCATCTAA
- the sucC gene encoding ADP-forming succinate--CoA ligase subunit beta, producing MNIHEYQGKEILKQYGVVVPNGQVAFTVEEAVEAAKTLTSSVYVVKAQIHAGGRGKAGGVKIAKNLDEVQTYAKEILGKVLVTHQTGPEGKEVKRLLIEEGCDIQKEYYVGVVVDRNTNRVVLMASEEGGTEIEEVAEKTPEKIFKEVVDPAVGLQVFQARKLALAINIPKNLVNKAVKFMMALYQAFVDKDCSIAEINPLVVTGDGNVMALDAKLNFDSNALYRHPDVQELRDLDEEDAKEIEASKYDLNYIALDGNIGCMVNGAGLAMATMDIIKHYGGDPANFLDVGGGATTEKVTAAFKLILSDENVKGIFVNIFGGIMRCDVIAEGVVEAAKQVSLDRPLVVRLEGTNVELGKKILNESGLAIEAAESMADGAEKIVKLVQ from the coding sequence ATGAATATCCATGAGTATCAAGGCAAAGAGATACTTAAACAGTACGGTGTCGTTGTACCGAATGGCCAAGTAGCTTTCACCGTAGAAGAAGCAGTTGAAGCAGCTAAAACATTAACTTCCAGCGTGTATGTAGTAAAAGCACAAATTCACGCAGGTGGCCGTGGTAAAGCGGGCGGCGTTAAAATTGCCAAAAATCTGGACGAAGTTCAGACATATGCCAAGGAAATTCTCGGAAAAGTGCTGGTGACACACCAGACTGGCCCAGAAGGCAAAGAAGTAAAGCGCTTACTTATCGAAGAAGGCTGCGATATTCAGAAAGAATACTACGTAGGGGTAGTTGTTGATCGCAATACGAACCGTGTAGTACTCATGGCTTCTGAAGAAGGTGGTACAGAAATCGAAGAAGTAGCAGAAAAAACGCCAGAAAAAATCTTTAAAGAAGTTGTTGACCCTGCGGTAGGTCTGCAAGTATTCCAGGCACGTAAACTGGCACTCGCTATTAACATTCCAAAAAATCTTGTAAATAAAGCAGTGAAATTTATGATGGCGCTTTATCAAGCATTCGTTGATAAAGATTGCTCAATCGCAGAAATCAATCCGCTCGTTGTAACAGGCGACGGTAATGTTATGGCACTTGATGCGAAACTGAACTTTGATTCTAATGCCCTGTACCGTCACCCGGATGTACAGGAACTGCGTGACCTTGATGAAGAGGATGCGAAAGAAATCGAAGCATCTAAATACGATCTGAACTACATCGCGCTCGATGGTAACATCGGTTGCATGGTTAACGGTGCAGGTCTTGCAATGGCGACAATGGACATCATCAAGCATTACGGTGGCGACCCGGCGAACTTCCTCGATGTTGGCGGCGGCGCGACAACTGAGAAAGTAACAGCTGCATTCAAGCTCATCCTGTCTGATGAGAATGTAAAAGGTATCTTCGTTAACATCTTTGGTGGCATCATGCGATGTGACGTTATCGCGGAAGGTGTTGTCGAAGCGGCGAAACAGGTGAGTCTTGACCGTCCGCTCGTTGTTCGTCTTGAAGGGACAAACGTTGAGCTTGGCAAGAAGATTCTGAATGAATCTGGTCTTGCTATCGAGGCGGCGGAGTCCATGGCAGACGGCGCAGAAAAAATCGTTAAACTTGTGCAATAA
- the sucD gene encoding succinate--CoA ligase subunit alpha, with protein sequence MSILINKDTKVITQGITGATGLFHAKGCRDYYGTQMVGGTTPGKGGTEVEGFPVFDTVQEAVKETGANASVIYVAPAFAADAIMEAVDAELELVVCITEGIPVLDMVKVKRFMEGSKTRLIGPNCPGLITPGECKIGIMPGYITAPGKVGIVSRSGTLTYEAVHQLTTNGIGQSTAVGIGGDPVNGTDFIDCLRLFNEDPDTEAVIMIGEIGGTAEEEAAEWVKANMKKPVVGFIGGQTAPPGKRMGHAGAIISGGKGTAAEKIKTMEACGIPVAKTPSVMGDTMIEALRQHNLLEICKTIK encoded by the coding sequence ATGAGTATTCTCATTAATAAAGATACAAAAGTCATCACTCAGGGTATTACTGGGGCGACAGGTTTGTTCCATGCGAAAGGCTGCCGTGATTATTACGGAACACAAATGGTCGGTGGTACTACACCTGGTAAAGGTGGTACAGAGGTTGAAGGATTCCCTGTATTCGATACGGTTCAAGAAGCGGTAAAAGAAACAGGTGCAAATGCTTCTGTTATTTATGTTGCTCCAGCGTTCGCAGCGGATGCAATCATGGAAGCGGTTGACGCAGAACTCGAACTTGTTGTATGTATCACAGAAGGTATTCCGGTACTCGACATGGTAAAAGTTAAGCGTTTTATGGAAGGCAGCAAAACCCGTCTCATCGGACCGAACTGCCCGGGTCTTATTACACCAGGCGAATGCAAAATTGGTATCATGCCTGGCTATATTACTGCACCAGGTAAAGTTGGTATCGTATCCCGCTCTGGAACGCTTACATATGAAGCGGTTCACCAGCTTACAACAAATGGTATCGGCCAGTCCACTGCGGTTGGTATCGGTGGCGACCCGGTTAACGGCACAGACTTCATCGATTGTCTCCGTCTGTTTAATGAAGATCCAGATACAGAAGCGGTTATCATGATCGGTGAGATCGGTGGTACAGCGGAAGAAGAAGCGGCTGAATGGGTAAAAGCAAACATGAAGAAGCCGGTAGTAGGATTCATTGGCGGTCAGACTGCTCCTCCAGGAAAACGTATGGGACATGCTGGCGCGATCATCTCTGGCGGTAAAGGTACAGCAGCCGAGAAGATCAAGACAATGGAAGCATGCGGCATTCCAGTAGCGAAAACTCCGTCTGTAATGGGTGACACGATGATTGAAGCGCTCAGACAGCATAATCTGCTTGAAATTTGCAAAACGATTAAATAA
- the dprA gene encoding DNA-processing protein DprA, which translates to MENLTEMMLALSMIPGVGRMVMRRARQLAEPIDFTSCTALDIQHMLGVRENIAEQIRRKYDLAAARKNREEWERRGITVLVYGDEKYSEWLYEIPDAPELLYADGNFDLLTRPAFSIVGTRTPTQYGRQLARQFGRELAERGLVVVSGMARGIDAEAHTGALEARGGTIAVLGCGIDWLYPAENRQLGARIRKQGLLLSEYPPGTRPQRGFFPERNRIISGLAHGILVIEAASRSGSLITADLATEQGRDVFAVPGSIHSPKSAGCHWLIQQGAKLVQHVHDIVFEYPELALDTHVGNAEVAGAPESLSSEEAALLRMIPWESVSYEQILCRTEFSPSYLHFLLLSLQMKKQIMQLPGQAYIRVKP; encoded by the coding sequence ATGGAAAACTTGACAGAAATGATGCTTGCATTATCAATGATTCCAGGAGTAGGCAGAATGGTTATGCGTCGTGCCCGCCAATTGGCTGAACCTATTGATTTTACATCTTGTACAGCACTGGATATTCAGCACATGCTCGGTGTGCGAGAGAATATAGCAGAACAGATCCGTCGGAAGTATGATCTTGCGGCAGCTCGGAAAAACAGGGAAGAATGGGAACGTAGAGGGATTACCGTGCTTGTTTATGGAGATGAAAAATATAGCGAGTGGCTGTACGAGATCCCGGACGCACCTGAGCTGTTATATGCAGACGGAAATTTCGATTTACTTACGCGTCCTGCCTTTTCGATTGTAGGGACGCGGACACCGACGCAATATGGTCGGCAGCTAGCGCGTCAGTTCGGCAGGGAGCTCGCAGAAAGGGGGCTGGTTGTTGTATCGGGTATGGCTCGCGGTATCGATGCAGAAGCGCATACAGGAGCACTTGAAGCTCGTGGCGGTACGATTGCTGTCCTTGGCTGTGGAATCGACTGGTTGTATCCCGCAGAAAACCGGCAATTAGGTGCGAGGATTCGAAAGCAAGGCCTTCTGCTGTCTGAGTATCCTCCCGGAACACGGCCACAGCGTGGCTTTTTCCCCGAACGCAATCGGATTATAAGTGGGCTTGCACACGGCATCCTTGTGATTGAAGCCGCATCTCGCAGTGGGTCTCTTATTACGGCTGATCTCGCAACCGAACAGGGACGTGATGTATTTGCTGTTCCGGGGTCCATTCATTCACCAAAAAGCGCCGGTTGCCACTGGCTTATTCAGCAGGGCGCTAAATTGGTTCAGCACGTTCATGATATTGTGTTTGAATATCCTGAGCTTGCATTGGATACACATGTAGGAAATGCAGAAGTTGCCGGTGCGCCCGAATCACTCAGTAGCGAAGAAGCGGCGCTCTTGCGCATGATTCCGTGGGAGTCAGTGTCGTATGAACAGATTTTATGTCGAACGGAGTTTTCTCCTTCCTATTTACACTTTCTTCTGTTATCTTTGCAGATGAAGAAACAGATCATGCAACTGCCTGGACAGGCGTATATTCGGGTAAAGCCATAG
- the topA gene encoding type I DNA topoisomerase, translating to MADSLVIVESPAKAKTIGKYLGKKYIVKASMGHVRDLPKSQMGVDVTSGFEPKYITIRGKGDVLKELRDAAKKVKRVYLAADPDREGEAIAWHLAHSLNIDHSGECRVVFNEITKQAVKEAFKNPRKIDMDLVNAQQARRILDRLVGYNISPLLWKKVKKGLSAGRVQSVTVKLIIDREKEVNAFVPEEYWSVTAHLASAGGAFEAKFYSYGQEKTELASEADVNKLLDHLKDGTFRITDVKRRERKRNPAAPFITSSLQQEAARKLNFRAAKTMMVAQQLYEGIDLGKEGTVGLITYMRTDSTRISQTAQEEAKTYIIDAYGQEYSLSEPRQFGKKEKAQDAHEAVRPTFVSYSPAALKEYLSRDQLKLYRLIWERFIASQMASAVLDTVTADIVSGDAVFRASGSQVKFPGFMKVYVEGTDDAQAEDDKMLPPLEAGQEVVAEQIEPKQHFTQPPPRYSEARLVKTLEELGIGRPSTYAPTLDTIQKRGYVALQERRFVPTELGEIVLGLMEEFFPEILDTKFTAKMEDDLDHIEEGKEAWVRVLEEFYDPFAKRLEVAEQHMQEVEIKDEVSDVICDKCNSPMVYKMGRYGKFLACSAFPDCRNTMPIVKEIGVTCPKCETGHIVERKSKKNRMFYGCNQYPDCDFVSWDKPLPRTCPKCSGMLVEKKGKGKNKGPSVQCVACDYEEETL from the coding sequence TTGGCAGATTCACTGGTAATAGTGGAGTCTCCCGCAAAGGCGAAGACAATTGGAAAATACTTAGGTAAAAAATATATTGTGAAAGCATCCATGGGCCATGTACGAGATTTGCCAAAAAGCCAGATGGGCGTCGATGTCACAAGCGGCTTCGAGCCGAAGTACATCACCATCCGTGGCAAAGGCGACGTATTAAAAGAGTTACGGGATGCCGCCAAAAAAGTAAAGCGCGTCTATCTTGCAGCTGACCCCGATCGCGAAGGGGAAGCGATCGCCTGGCATCTGGCTCATAGTTTGAATATAGACCATAGCGGCGAATGCCGCGTTGTATTTAATGAAATTACGAAGCAGGCAGTGAAGGAGGCATTTAAGAATCCGCGCAAGATCGATATGGATCTGGTTAATGCGCAGCAGGCACGCCGTATTTTAGACCGTCTAGTCGGCTACAATATCTCTCCGCTTCTCTGGAAAAAAGTAAAAAAAGGTTTGAGTGCTGGCCGTGTTCAGTCCGTAACTGTGAAGCTAATCATTGACCGAGAAAAAGAAGTCAATGCATTCGTGCCAGAAGAATACTGGTCGGTAACCGCACATCTTGCATCAGCAGGTGGAGCATTTGAAGCAAAGTTTTACAGCTATGGGCAGGAAAAAACAGAACTTGCTTCAGAAGCGGATGTAAACAAGCTGCTTGATCATTTGAAAGATGGGACATTCCGTATTACAGATGTAAAACGTAGAGAGCGCAAGCGCAATCCGGCAGCGCCTTTTATAACGAGTTCCTTGCAACAGGAAGCGGCCCGCAAGCTGAACTTCCGCGCTGCTAAAACCATGATGGTAGCTCAGCAGCTGTACGAAGGGATTGACCTTGGCAAAGAAGGCACAGTGGGTTTGATTACATACATGCGTACGGACTCGACACGCATTTCCCAGACTGCGCAGGAAGAAGCAAAAACATATATTATTGATGCGTACGGACAGGAATATTCACTTAGTGAACCACGCCAGTTTGGCAAGAAAGAAAAAGCACAGGATGCGCATGAAGCGGTTCGTCCCACATTTGTTTCATACAGTCCAGCAGCTCTAAAGGAATATTTATCCCGTGATCAGCTTAAACTGTATCGTCTGATCTGGGAACGCTTTATCGCAAGCCAGATGGCGTCTGCGGTGCTTGATACGGTCACAGCGGATATTGTCTCTGGAGATGCTGTATTCCGGGCAAGTGGCTCACAGGTTAAGTTCCCAGGCTTTATGAAGGTATATGTAGAGGGAACAGATGACGCGCAGGCAGAAGATGATAAAATGCTACCGCCGCTTGAAGCAGGACAGGAAGTGGTTGCAGAGCAGATTGAGCCGAAGCAACACTTTACCCAGCCGCCACCGCGTTATTCAGAGGCGCGTCTTGTCAAAACACTCGAAGAGCTCGGCATTGGCCGCCCGAGTACGTATGCGCCGACGCTTGATACGATTCAGAAGCGGGGGTATGTGGCGCTTCAGGAGCGTCGTTTTGTTCCGACTGAATTAGGTGAGATCGTACTTGGTCTAATGGAAGAATTCTTCCCAGAAATTCTGGATACGAAGTTTACCGCCAAGATGGAAGATGACCTCGACCATATTGAGGAAGGCAAAGAAGCCTGGGTGCGCGTACTCGAAGAATTTTATGACCCGTTCGCGAAACGTCTGGAAGTTGCCGAACAGCATATGCAAGAAGTCGAGATCAAGGATGAAGTATCTGACGTCATTTGCGATAAGTGTAATAGCCCGATGGTGTATAAGATGGGGCGGTATGGCAAATTTCTTGCGTGTTCGGCTTTTCCAGATTGCCGGAATACGATGCCAATTGTCAAAGAAATTGGGGTTACGTGTCCAAAATGTGAAACCGGACACATCGTAGAACGTAAAAGTAAGAAGAATCGGATGTTTTACGGGTGCAACCAGTATCCGGACTGCGATTTTGTATCCTGGGATAAGCCGTTGCCGCGCACGTGTCCGAAATGTTCAGGGATGCTGGTAGAGAAGAAGGGGAAAGGCAAGAACAAAGGCCCTTCTGTCCAGTGTGTAGCATGCGATTATGAGGAAGAAACGTTATAA
- the trmFO gene encoding FADH(2)-oxidizing methylenetetrahydrofolate--tRNA-(uracil(54)-C(5))-methyltransferase TrmFO, whose amino-acid sequence MEKVTVIGAGLAGSEAAWQIAEQGIDVILYEMRPVKQTPAHHTDKFAELVCSNSLRANSLTNAVGILKEEMRRFSSIIMRSADNCSVPAGGALAVDRHEFAEAVTNSVRNHPRIEVRHEEITEIPDGIVVIATGPLTSPDMSAQLQKLTGQEYLYFYDAAAPILDKETINMEKVFLASRYDKGEAAYLNCPMNEEEFNAFYEALITAEEVQLKEFEKQVFFEGCMPIEVMAKRGRQTMLFGPLKPVGLNDPRTGKQPYAVVQLRQDNSAGTLYNIVGFQTHLKWPEQKRVFSMIPGLENAEIVRYGVIHRNTFINSPRLLKPTYQYKDRETLFFAGQMTGVEGYVESAASGMVAGINAARLARGLEPIVFPPETAMGSMAHYITTANPDNFQPMNANFGLLPPLEKKIRNKKERYEKMAERALDKIQNCTEMISN is encoded by the coding sequence ATGGAAAAAGTAACCGTCATCGGCGCAGGTCTTGCGGGCAGTGAAGCTGCCTGGCAGATTGCCGAACAAGGTATCGATGTGATTTTATATGAGATGCGCCCGGTAAAGCAGACACCGGCTCATCATACAGACAAATTTGCGGAGTTAGTATGCAGCAACTCACTGCGTGCCAATTCCTTGACAAATGCAGTCGGTATTCTTAAGGAGGAGATGCGACGCTTCTCATCTATCATTATGCGTTCAGCAGACAACTGCTCCGTGCCAGCAGGGGGCGCACTTGCGGTAGACCGCCATGAGTTTGCGGAAGCTGTCACGAACAGCGTGCGCAATCATCCTCGTATTGAAGTACGGCACGAAGAGATTACAGAAATTCCTGATGGAATTGTAGTCATCGCAACCGGACCGCTTACATCTCCGGATATGTCTGCGCAGCTGCAGAAACTGACCGGGCAAGAGTATTTGTACTTCTACGATGCTGCCGCGCCGATCCTTGATAAAGAAACAATTAATATGGAAAAAGTGTTTCTTGCTTCGCGCTACGACAAAGGAGAAGCTGCCTACTTGAACTGTCCGATGAATGAGGAAGAGTTCAATGCCTTTTATGAGGCGTTGATTACGGCAGAAGAAGTGCAGTTGAAAGAATTCGAGAAGCAGGTTTTCTTTGAAGGATGTATGCCGATTGAAGTAATGGCGAAGCGTGGCAGACAGACGATGCTGTTTGGTCCGCTTAAGCCGGTCGGATTGAATGATCCTCGTACAGGCAAGCAGCCATACGCGGTTGTGCAGCTGCGTCAGGACAACAGTGCAGGTACGTTGTATAACATTGTCGGATTCCAGACACATCTGAAGTGGCCGGAGCAGAAGCGGGTGTTCAGTATGATTCCAGGACTTGAGAACGCCGAGATTGTACGCTACGGTGTCATTCATCGGAATACGTTTATCAATTCGCCACGCCTGTTGAAACCGACATATCAATATAAGGATCGGGAAACGCTATTCTTCGCGGGACAGATGACCGGTGTAGAAGGATATGTAGAATCAGCAGCATCCGGGATGGTAGCTGGGATAAATGCCGCTCGCCTGGCAAGAGGACTTGAGCCCATTGTCTTCCCGCCGGAAACAGCAATGGGAAGTATGGCACATTATATTACAACCGCGAACCCGGATAACTTCCAGCCGATGAATGCTAACTTCGGACTTCTTCCGCCGCTTGAGAAAAAAATTCGGAACAAAAAAGAACGATATGAAAAAATGGCTGAACGAGCACTGGATAAAATTCAGAATTGTACCGAGATGATCTCCAATTAA